The Glycine soja cultivar W05 chromosome 3, ASM419377v2, whole genome shotgun sequence genome window below encodes:
- the LOC114406814 gene encoding gibberellin receptor GID1B-like: MAGSNQVNLNESRSVVPLNTWVLISNFKLSYKLLRRDDGTFNRELAEYLDRKVPANAIPVEGVFSIDHVDRNAGLFYRVYLPTSGNEAQWGIRDLEKPLSTTEIVPVIVFFHGGSFSHSSANSHIYDTFCRRLVRICKAAVVSVNYRRSPEHRYPCAYDDGWAALRWVKSRAWLQSGREAKVHVYLAGDSSGGNIVHHVAVRAAEEEIEVLGNILLHPLFGGEKRTESELRLDGKYFVRLKDRDWYWRAFLPEGENRDHPACNPFGPRGRSIEGLKFPKSLVCVAGLDLLQDWQLAYAKGLEDCGQQVKLLFLKEATIGFYFLPNNDHFYCLMKEINNFVNSDSDC, translated from the exons ATGGCTGGCAGCAACCAAGTCAATCTCAATGAATCTAGG AGTGTTGTTCCTTTAAATACATGGGTGCTTATCTCCAATTTCAAGTTGTCTTACAAGCTTCTCAGACGTGACGATGGAACGTTCAATCGTGAGTTGGCGGAGTATCTCGATAGGAAGGTCCCCGCAAACGCAATTCCCGTTGAAGGTGTGTTTTCAATCGATCACGTTGATAGAAACGCGGGTTTATTCTACCGTGTGTACTTACCAACCTCAGGAAACGAGGCTCAATGGGGTATCAGAGACCTTGAGAAGCCGTTAAGTACTACAGAAATTGTTCCTGTAATCGTATTCTTTCACGGGGGAAGCTTCTCGCATTCCTcggccaacagtcacatctacGACACCTTCTGCCGCCGCCTTGTGAGGATTTGcaaggctgctgtggtgtctgTGAACTACCGGCGGTCACCGGAGCATCGGTATCCTTGTGCATACGACGACGGCTGGGCGGCATTGCGGTGGGTGAAGTCGAGAGCATGGCTGCAAAGTGGGAGGGAGGCCAAGGTTCATGTCTACTTGGCAGGGGACAGTTCTGGAGGGAACATTGTTCATCATGTGGCAGTGAGGGCTGCAGAGGAGGAAATTGAGGTCCTGGGGAATATTCTTCTCCACCCTTTGTTTGGTGGGGAGAAGAGAACGGAATCAGAATTGAGATTGGATGGGAAATACTTTGTGAGGCTTAAGGATCGTGATTGGTATTGGAGAGCTTTTCTACCTGAAGGAGAGAATAGAGACCACCCTGCTTGCAACCCTTTTGGACCAAGGGGGAGAAGCATTGAAGGACTCAAATTCCCTAAAAGTCTTGTTTGTGTGGCTGGTTTGGATCTTCTGCAAGATTGGCAATTGGCATATGCTAAAGGTCTTGAGGATTGTGGACAACAGGTCAAGCTTCTTTTTCTCAAGGAAGCCACTATTGGCTTCTACTTCTTGCCAAACAATGACCATTTCTATTGCCTCATGAAAGAAATCAACAACTTTGTCAATTCTGATTCTGACTGTTAA